A single window of Xylocopilactobacillus apicola DNA harbors:
- a CDS encoding SAM-dependent methyltransferase, translated as MVFDKSIYRKILSRAFSIPVSVSYWDQTTENYGEGDPVVKIKFNEEIPVTDFMHEPTLRLAEAYMSDKLDIEGSIQKLVASAFAAKDSFLTNGRLIKYLPKMSHSEKASEADIQKHYDIGNDFYRMWLDPTMTYSCAYFEHPDDTLEQAQHNKIEHILHKLNPVAGRTLLDIGSGWGAMIIAAAKLYNLKTTGITLSQEQYDYTKERIKKEGLEGQVDVWLMDYREVPKDVDFDYVVSVGMFEHVGKENLGLYFQKIQDLLVPDGVALIHGITGQHVGLGVDPFLVKYIFPGGYIPNMAENLNHIMDAKLQLDDLETMRRHYQKTLECWTESYHQVFDETSEKYGREFARMWDMYLQAAAGSFESGNIDVMQFLLSNGRSNQTLPMTRAYIYDNEK; from the coding sequence ATGGTTTTTGATAAAAGTATTTATCGCAAAATTTTAAGTCGTGCGTTTTCAATTCCGGTGAGCGTTAGTTACTGGGATCAGACGACTGAAAATTACGGCGAAGGTGATCCAGTTGTAAAAATTAAATTTAATGAAGAGATCCCGGTTACTGATTTCATGCACGAACCAACCCTTAGACTTGCCGAAGCCTATATGAGTGATAAACTAGATATTGAGGGCAGCATTCAAAAGTTGGTTGCTTCGGCTTTTGCAGCGAAGGATAGTTTCCTAACTAACGGGAGACTTATTAAGTATTTACCGAAGATGTCACATAGCGAGAAGGCTAGTGAAGCTGATATTCAAAAGCATTACGATATCGGAAATGATTTCTATCGGATGTGGTTAGATCCAACGATGACTTATTCCTGTGCTTATTTTGAACACCCGGATGATACGTTAGAACAAGCTCAACACAATAAGATTGAACATATTTTACATAAATTAAATCCGGTTGCAGGAAGGACGCTTTTAGATATCGGTTCTGGCTGGGGCGCAATGATCATTGCTGCAGCGAAACTTTATAATTTAAAGACGACGGGGATTACTTTAAGTCAAGAGCAATACGATTACACCAAAGAACGGATCAAAAAAGAAGGCCTGGAAGGTCAAGTTGATGTTTGGCTGATGGATTATCGTGAAGTACCTAAAGATGTTGATTTTGATTACGTTGTCAGTGTTGGAATGTTTGAACACGTAGGAAAAGAAAATCTTGGACTTTATTTTCAGAAAATTCAAGATCTCTTAGTGCCAGACGGAGTTGCTTTAATCCACGGAATTACTGGTCAACATGTAGGACTAGGAGTTGATCCGTTTTTGGTGAAATACATTTTCCCAGGCGGGTATATTCCAAATATGGCGGAGAATTTAAATCATATTATGGACGCTAAACTTCAGCTTGATGATTTGGAGACTATGAGGCGCCACTATCAGAAAACACTGGAGTGTTGGACAGAAAGTTATCATCAAGTATTTGATGAAACTAGTGAGAAATACGGCCGTGAGTTTGCCCGGATGTGGGATATGTACTTGCAGGCAGCAGCAGGTTCCTTTGAGTCGGGTAACATTGATGTCATGCAGTTCTTGCTTTCAAATGGTCGCAGTAATCAAACGTTACCGATGACCCGCGCTTATATTTATGATAATGAAAAATAA
- the truA gene encoding tRNA pseudouridine(38-40) synthase TruA → MRYKAILKYDGTRFSGFQLQASNLRTVQGVIENALMKMSKGERIVVFGASRTDAGVHALGQVIHFDYKKFLPPEKMRLALNSLMPLDVEFTDVQAVDDDFHARFAAHEKTYLYRVARGRFVDPFKRFYTTHYPYPVDLAKIEEALKDVVGTHDFTSFAASGGQAVNKVRTISKATVESSESENELKFYFTGDGFLYNQVRIMVGVLLEIGNGRRPVHDFLRLYEVKDRKEARWTAPASGLYLQEVHYL, encoded by the coding sequence ATGAGATATAAAGCAATATTAAAATATGATGGAACAAGGTTTTCAGGCTTTCAACTACAAGCATCGAATTTGCGGACCGTCCAAGGCGTAATTGAAAATGCCTTGATGAAGATGTCGAAGGGTGAGCGGATTGTGGTTTTTGGTGCTAGCCGCACAGATGCAGGTGTGCATGCGTTGGGACAGGTGATTCATTTTGATTACAAAAAGTTTCTGCCCCCTGAAAAAATGCGCTTAGCACTTAATAGTCTAATGCCACTTGATGTTGAGTTTACGGATGTTCAGGCTGTGGATGACGATTTTCATGCCCGATTCGCGGCGCACGAAAAAACTTATCTTTACCGGGTGGCAAGAGGTCGGTTTGTAGATCCTTTTAAACGGTTCTATACGACACATTATCCGTATCCGGTGGATCTTGCTAAGATTGAAGAAGCGCTAAAAGATGTTGTCGGGACCCATGATTTTACCAGTTTTGCAGCTAGTGGAGGTCAGGCGGTAAATAAAGTACGTACAATTAGTAAGGCAACTGTTGAAAGTAGCGAGTCAGAAAATGAGCTGAAATTTTATTTTACCGGAGATGGGTTTCTTTATAATCAGGTTCGAATTATGGTAGGAGTTCTCCTTGAAATTGGCAATGGTCGGCGACCAGTTCATGATTTTTTGCGTCTTTATGAGGTTAAAGACCGTAAAGAAGCTCGTTGGACAGCACCTGCCAGTGGACTTTATTTACAGGAGGTTCATTACCTTTAA
- a CDS encoding energy-coupling factor transporter transmembrane component T family protein, with the protein MSKILIGRYLPGNSIIHRLDPRGKMVFTILFIMVVFWANNLVTYACLLGFTLLVIRLSKISLSYFFAGMKSFIFLIVLVVVVQMFFTPGGKVYFHWGLIWLTSSGLKSAFYMFLRLLININISTILTLTTSPLLIADSIESLLKPLKLLGVPTQVIGLMISIALRFIPTIADSAQKIINAQMSRGVDFNDSSLKKRILNIIPLLVPLLESNFKMAEDLAVAMESRGYIPEAKRTKYRIMRWHLADTASYIILGVITILTWVLKS; encoded by the coding sequence TTGAGTAAAATATTAATTGGGCGTTATCTCCCCGGTAATTCAATTATTCATCGTCTTGATCCGCGAGGCAAGATGGTTTTCACGATTTTATTCATTATGGTCGTTTTTTGGGCGAATAATTTAGTTACTTATGCATGTCTTTTAGGCTTTACTCTTTTAGTGATACGTCTTTCGAAAATTTCGTTATCTTATTTTTTCGCGGGGATGAAATCCTTCATCTTCTTAATTGTGCTGGTGGTGGTCGTCCAAATGTTTTTCACTCCAGGAGGAAAAGTTTATTTTCATTGGGGGTTGATCTGGTTGACAAGTTCGGGCCTGAAAAGCGCTTTTTACATGTTTTTGCGTCTCTTAATTAACATCAATATCTCGACGATTTTGACCTTAACGACCTCACCCCTTTTGATTGCAGACTCGATTGAGTCGCTTTTGAAGCCACTTAAATTATTGGGAGTACCAACGCAGGTTATTGGCTTGATGATTTCGATTGCACTACGTTTTATTCCAACAATTGCTGACTCAGCACAGAAAATTATTAACGCTCAGATGTCTAGAGGCGTAGATTTTAACGATTCGAGCTTGAAAAAAAGAATTTTGAATATTATTCCATTGTTGGTACCGCTACTAGAAAGTAATTTTAAGATGGCAGAAGATCTGGCGGTCGCCATGGAGTCCCGGGGTTACATTCCGGAGGCAAAAAGAACTAAGTATCGGATCATGCGTTGGCATTTAGCAGATACAGCATCATATATTATTTTAGGAGTAATTACTATTTTGACTTGGGTTTTAAAATCATGA
- a CDS encoding energy-coupling factor transporter ATPase, with the protein MEIIFKNVSYYYNYHAPMQFRALKEIDLQIREGSFTSIIGETGSGKSTLIQHLNGLLIPSVGSVEIGDFTLTPDTKKKRLGELRRHVGMVFQFPENQLYEATVVKDIAVAPINYGMEESAAYRTALEMLDLVELPKSLADRSPFSLSGGQMRRVAIAGILAMHPQILVLDEPTAGLDPRAHREMMELFERLHQEWQLTVVMVTHQMDDVAKYSDQVILLDQGSIQAAGTPREVFTQSDHLTVGYPRALEFAQKLKQKGVYLSEPPLSTTELVQELVRKLT; encoded by the coding sequence ATGGAAATTATCTTTAAAAATGTAAGTTACTACTATAACTATCATGCGCCGATGCAGTTTAGAGCTTTAAAAGAAATAGATCTTCAAATAAGGGAAGGTAGTTTTACTTCAATTATCGGAGAAACTGGTAGCGGAAAATCGACGCTTATTCAGCACTTAAATGGGCTTTTGATTCCGAGCGTTGGAAGTGTAGAAATTGGAGATTTTACCTTAACACCTGATACAAAGAAAAAAAGGTTAGGTGAGCTTCGAAGACATGTAGGAATGGTGTTTCAGTTTCCGGAAAATCAACTCTATGAAGCAACAGTTGTTAAAGATATTGCTGTTGCTCCGATTAATTATGGGATGGAAGAATCTGCTGCATATCGGACAGCTTTAGAAATGTTAGATTTAGTGGAGTTGCCAAAATCTTTAGCAGATAGGTCGCCTTTTTCGCTTTCGGGTGGACAGATGCGGCGAGTTGCTATTGCTGGAATTTTAGCGATGCATCCGCAAATCTTGGTTTTAGATGAGCCAACGGCGGGCCTTGACCCCAGAGCCCACCGTGAGATGATGGAATTGTTTGAACGTTTGCATCAGGAGTGGCAACTGACAGTCGTAATGGTCACTCACCAAATGGACGATGTAGCTAAATATAGTGACCAAGTCATTTTGTTAGATCAGGGGTCAATTCAAGCAGCGGGAACGCCCCGCGAAGTTTTTACCCAGTCTGATCACTTAACAGTTGGTTATCCCCGCGCACTTGAGTTCGCTCAAAAGTTGAAACAAAAAGGTGTTTATTTGTCTGAACCGCCTCTTTCAACAACAGAGTTGGTTCAGGAATTAGTTAGGAAGTTAACTTGA
- a CDS encoding energy-coupling factor transporter ATPase, which yields MSDIIKVDNLNFTYPETTTPILKNVSLTIRQNTFTTIIGENGSGKSTLAKILIGINQPDSGRVTVSGYELSDDNLKKIRCEVGIVFQNPDSQFVGATVKDDVAFGLENHLVPHDQMDSIIERVLKLVGMWEYRDRQPEALSGGQKQRVAIACAIAYDPEILILDEASSMLDPRGRTDLLKLISNLKTQTSMTILSVTHNLTEALASDYIYLLTEGQIKGSGQPTDLFTNRKLISENHLELPFILKLDQQLKEAGIPIEDQYFSEEQLIDYLWKLSLKM from the coding sequence ATGTCAGATATAATTAAAGTAGATAATTTAAATTTCACTTATCCCGAGACTACAACTCCTATTTTAAAAAATGTTTCATTAACTATTAGGCAAAATACATTTACCACTATTATTGGCGAAAATGGCAGTGGAAAAAGTACTTTGGCGAAGATTTTGATTGGAATTAATCAACCTGATAGTGGACGAGTGACCGTTTCTGGTTATGAACTTAGTGATGACAATTTAAAGAAAATTCGTTGTGAAGTTGGGATTGTCTTTCAAAATCCGGACAGCCAGTTTGTTGGAGCAACCGTCAAAGATGACGTTGCTTTTGGTTTGGAGAATCATTTGGTGCCACATGATCAGATGGATTCAATCATTGAACGCGTTTTAAAGTTAGTTGGGATGTGGGAATATCGTGATCGTCAGCCAGAAGCTCTTTCGGGCGGGCAAAAGCAACGAGTTGCAATTGCCTGCGCGATTGCTTACGATCCAGAAATTTTAATCTTGGATGAAGCTAGCAGCATGTTAGATCCTCGTGGACGAACGGATTTGTTAAAACTGATTTCGAATTTAAAAACTCAAACGTCGATGACAATTCTTTCAGTAACGCACAATTTGACAGAAGCGTTAGCAAGTGATTATATCTATTTATTAACTGAAGGGCAAATTAAGGGGAGTGGTCAACCAACTGACTTATTTACAAATCGGAAGCTTATTTCAGAAAACCATTTGGAGCTACCTTTTATTTTAAAGCTAGATCAGCAGTTAAAAGAAGCAGGAATTCCTATCGAAGATCAATACTTTAGCGAGGAGCAATTAATAGATTATTTATGGAAATTATCTTTAAAAATGTAA
- the rplQ gene encoding 50S ribosomal protein L17 — protein sequence MHNRKFGRDSGHRKAMLRNLTTDLIVHERITTTEAKAKDLRSVVEKMITLGKRGDLHARRQAAAYVRNVVASTEEKDDEIVVESALQKLFSDLPNRYAERNGGYTRIYKTVSRRGDGAPMVVIELV from the coding sequence ATGCATAATCGTAAATTTGGTCGTGATAGTGGCCACCGAAAAGCGATGCTCAGAAATTTGACAACTGATCTGATTGTACACGAACGGATCACGACGACTGAAGCTAAAGCTAAAGATCTACGTTCAGTTGTTGAAAAAATGATTACGTTAGGTAAAAGAGGCGACTTGCACGCACGTCGTCAAGCTGCTGCTTATGTTCGTAATGTTGTCGCAAGCACAGAAGAGAAAGACGACGAAATTGTTGTTGAGTCAGCGCTTCAAAAGCTGTTTTCTGATTTACCAAATCGTTACGCTGAACGTAACGGTGGGTATACGCGAATTTATAAAACAGTTAGCCGTCGCGGTGATGGTGCCCCGATGGTTGTAATCGAGTTAGTATAA
- a CDS encoding DNA-directed RNA polymerase subunit alpha, whose product MIEFEKPSIARIEETPIYGKFIIEPLERGYGTTLGNSLRRVLLTSLPGSAVTDIQIDNVYHEFSTVDGILEDVSHIILNVKKLKLKLVGVEEKVIEIKVNGEKKVTAADIESDPELEVIDPDQYICSVAKGGELSMRMTVKTGRGYVSAVQNKTDSMPIGVLAVDSIYTPVEKVNYQVESTRVRNRNDFDKLTLEIWTNGSIMPTEALSLAAKILTDHLAIFVELDGDAGNVETLVEKEDKHIEKLLDMTIEEIDLTVRSYNSLKRAGINTLGELTQMTESDMMKVRNLGRKSLEEVKAKLASLGLSLKKEDE is encoded by the coding sequence ATGATAGAATTTGAAAAGCCGTCGATTGCAAGGATCGAAGAAACCCCGATTTATGGGAAATTTATTATTGAACCTTTAGAGAGAGGGTATGGTACTACCTTAGGCAATTCCTTGCGCCGTGTTTTATTGACCTCTTTACCAGGTTCAGCTGTTACTGACATTCAAATCGACAATGTATATCACGAATTCTCAACGGTAGACGGAATTTTAGAAGATGTTTCTCATATTATTCTTAATGTTAAGAAATTGAAGCTGAAATTAGTCGGAGTTGAAGAGAAAGTCATTGAGATTAAAGTCAATGGTGAAAAGAAAGTTACTGCTGCTGATATTGAAAGTGATCCAGAACTTGAAGTAATTGATCCGGATCAATATATTTGTTCAGTCGCTAAAGGCGGAGAGCTTTCAATGCGGATGACTGTTAAAACAGGCCGTGGATATGTTTCTGCTGTTCAAAATAAGACTGATTCAATGCCAATCGGAGTATTAGCGGTTGATTCGATTTATACACCAGTCGAAAAGGTTAATTACCAGGTTGAAAGTACTCGAGTTCGTAACCGGAACGATTTTGACAAATTAACGTTAGAAATTTGGACAAATGGGTCTATCATGCCAACTGAGGCTTTGAGTCTTGCAGCGAAGATTTTGACGGATCATTTAGCAATTTTTGTTGAATTAGACGGCGATGCTGGTAATGTTGAAACCTTGGTTGAAAAAGAAGACAAACATATTGAGAAATTGCTCGATATGACGATCGAAGAGATTGATCTAACGGTTCGTTCATACAATAGTTTGAAGAGAGCTGGGATTAATACCTTGGGTGAGTTAACCCAAATGACAGAATCTGATATGATGAAGGTTCGAAATCTTGGACGTAAGTCTTTAGAAGAAGTTAAAGCTAAACTTGCAAGTTTAGGATTATCACTAAAGAAGGAGGATGAATAG
- the rpsK gene encoding 30S ribosomal protein S11, with product MATRRTTRRRRVKKNIESGVAHIHSTFNNTIVMITDPKGNAISWSSAGALGFKGSRKSTPYAAQLAAEAAAKASMDQGMRNVEVSVKGPGSGRESAIRSLQAAGLEITAIRDDTPVPHNGSRPPKRRRV from the coding sequence TTGGCAACGAGAAGAACTACGCGTCGGCGTAGAGTAAAGAAAAATATTGAGTCTGGTGTTGCTCATATCCACTCAACATTTAACAACACGATTGTTATGATTACAGATCCAAAGGGCAACGCAATATCTTGGTCATCTGCAGGTGCACTTGGCTTTAAAGGCTCACGTAAGTCAACACCATATGCTGCACAACTTGCAGCAGAAGCAGCAGCAAAGGCTTCAATGGATCAAGGGATGCGTAATGTTGAAGTTTCAGTGAAGGGACCAGGTTCTGGTCGTGAATCAGCTATTAGATCTTTACAAGCAGCTGGTTTAGAGATTACTGCGATTCGTGATGATACACCAGTTCCTCACAATGGTTCAAGGCCACCAAAGCGGCGTCGTGTGTAA
- the rpsM gene encoding 30S ribosomal protein S13, with protein MVRIAGVDLPRGKRIVIALTYIYGIGLPTAQKILKDANISEDIRQEDLTPQQEDAIRGAVDKYKVEGDLRREVNLNIKRLQEIGSYRGLRHRFNLPVRGQNTKNNARTRKGKKVSIAGKKK; from the coding sequence GTGGTTCGTATTGCTGGAGTTGATTTACCGAGAGGTAAAAGAATAGTAATAGCATTAACTTATATTTACGGAATTGGTCTTCCAACAGCGCAGAAAATCTTAAAGGATGCAAATATTTCTGAAGATATTCGCCAAGAAGACTTAACACCACAGCAGGAAGATGCAATTCGTGGTGCAGTCGATAAGTATAAAGTCGAAGGTGATTTACGCCGGGAAGTCAATCTTAATATTAAACGTTTACAGGAAATTGGTTCTTACCGTGGTTTGCGCCATCGTTTTAATCTACCCGTTCGGGGACAGAATACTAAAAATAACGCTCGGACCCGAAAAGGCAAGAAGGTTTCGATCGCTGGTAAGAAGAAGTAG
- the rpmJ gene encoding 50S ribosomal protein L36 → MKVRPSVKKMCEHCRIIKRRGRVMVICSANPRHKQRQG, encoded by the coding sequence ATGAAAGTTCGTCCATCAGTAAAGAAAATGTGTGAGCATTGCAGGATTATCAAGCGCCGCGGTCGGGTTATGGTAATTTGCTCTGCAAACCCAAGACATAAACAAAGACAAGGTTAG
- the infA gene encoding translation initiation factor IF-1 translates to MAKQDVIEVRGKVTDTLPNAMFKVQLENGAEILAHVSGKIRMHYIRILPGDKVTVELSPYDLTKGRITYRFR, encoded by the coding sequence TTGGCAAAGCAAGATGTGATCGAAGTACGCGGAAAAGTTACTGATACACTGCCAAATGCAATGTTTAAAGTCCAATTAGAAAACGGAGCAGAAATTTTAGCTCATGTTTCAGGGAAAATCAGAATGCACTATATCCGTATCCTTCCAGGAGATAAAGTGACAGTAGAGTTATCTCCGTATGATCTCACTAAAGGTCGGATTACGTATAGATTTAGATAA
- a CDS encoding adenylate kinase, whose protein sequence is MNIILMGLPGAGKGTQAEKIVNEFDLVHISTGDMFRAAISQETELGKMAKSYLDQGKLVPDEVTNGLVKERLGQSDVKSKGFLLDGYPRTLAQGEALDQTVKDLKTQIDQVVNIEVDPEDLVQRLSGRFICRKCGATYHRIYNPPKVEGICDVCGSREFYQRDDDKPEVVRNRLAVNIQDNTPLIAYYQEQGKLAKIDGNKSIDEVFAEIEKILKKFDSFKEL, encoded by the coding sequence ATGAATATTATTTTGATGGGATTACCGGGTGCTGGTAAAGGTACTCAGGCTGAAAAAATTGTTAATGAATTTGATTTGGTCCACATCTCAACTGGTGATATGTTTCGTGCAGCAATTAGTCAAGAGACTGAATTAGGTAAAATGGCTAAAAGTTACTTGGATCAGGGTAAATTAGTTCCTGATGAAGTGACAAACGGACTTGTAAAAGAACGTTTGGGTCAATCAGATGTTAAGAGCAAAGGATTTTTGTTGGATGGATATCCAAGAACGCTTGCTCAAGGTGAAGCATTAGATCAAACTGTAAAAGATTTGAAGACACAGATTGATCAAGTTGTAAATATTGAAGTAGATCCAGAAGACTTAGTTCAGAGACTCTCAGGAAGATTTATCTGTCGTAAATGTGGAGCGACTTATCACCGAATCTATAATCCTCCGAAAGTTGAAGGTATTTGTGATGTTTGTGGAAGTCGTGAATTTTACCAGCGAGATGATGATAAACCAGAAGTGGTTCGCAACCGTCTAGCAGTAAACATCCAGGATAACACACCGTTGATTGCTTATTACCAAGAACAGGGTAAACTGGCTAAAATTGATGGTAACAAGTCGATTGATGAAGTATTTGCGGAAATAGAAAAAATTCTTAAAAAGTTTGATTCTTTTAAAGAATTGTGA
- the secY gene encoding preprotein translocase subunit SecY has product MFETLFRGLKVKNIRSRILFTFFAFLIYRFGSLLTVPGVNAKAMTSIAQSGLVPILDTVSGGGLANYSIFALGVSPYITAQIVVQLLQMDIVPVFVEWSKQGEVGRRKLNNVTRVLTIFLAFLQSVAITGGFNALSSLNNNGQKLVKSPTVATFIEIGFILTAGTMLLTWLGEQITDKGLGNGVSMIIGGGIIARLPSGIMALYHQYIVGASKTRLMFNIGIIVLIVLAVILITTFVTYVQQANYKIPIQFTRRATGTGDNSFLPLKINVSGVIPVIFASSFIVTPQTILTAFRNAHEQDGWFKVLDSIFNLQSNWGVAIYTLLIVLFTFFYAFVQVNPEKVAENLTKQGSYIPGVRPGEETENYLSSLLIRLSTVGSVFLGLISLIPLLASNIWGLPQSIGLGGTSLLIVVGVALETTRQLDGLLMKREYVGFIR; this is encoded by the coding sequence ATGTTCGAAACATTATTCAGGGGTTTAAAAGTAAAAAATATCAGATCAAGAATACTTTTCACCTTCTTTGCATTCTTGATTTATCGTTTTGGGTCTTTACTGACAGTCCCTGGAGTTAATGCAAAAGCAATGACTAGCATCGCTCAAAGCGGCTTAGTACCGATCTTAGATACTGTCAGTGGTGGAGGTCTTGCTAATTATTCAATTTTTGCTCTAGGGGTTTCGCCTTATATTACGGCGCAAATTGTAGTTCAGTTATTGCAAATGGATATTGTCCCAGTTTTTGTTGAATGGAGTAAACAAGGAGAGGTTGGTCGTCGTAAGTTAAACAACGTGACCAGAGTTTTGACGATATTTTTAGCATTTCTTCAATCAGTAGCTATTACTGGTGGATTTAATGCACTTTCAAGTCTGAATAATAACGGACAGAAGCTGGTGAAGTCGCCAACAGTTGCGACTTTCATTGAAATTGGTTTTATCCTTACTGCAGGAACAATGCTTTTGACCTGGCTCGGTGAACAAATCACTGATAAGGGACTTGGTAATGGAGTTTCAATGATTATTGGTGGCGGGATTATTGCTCGCCTTCCAAGCGGAATTATGGCTCTTTACCATCAGTACATTGTTGGTGCTTCAAAAACCCGTTTGATGTTCAATATTGGAATCATTGTTTTGATTGTACTTGCAGTAATTTTGATTACCACTTTTGTTACATACGTTCAACAGGCCAATTATAAGATCCCAATTCAGTTTACTCGTCGAGCTACGGGAACTGGAGATAATAGTTTCCTACCATTGAAAATTAATGTTTCTGGGGTTATTCCAGTAATTTTTGCAAGTTCATTCATTGTTACGCCTCAAACGATCTTGACTGCGTTTAGAAATGCACATGAGCAAGATGGCTGGTTTAAAGTTCTCGATTCGATCTTTAACTTGCAAAGTAACTGGGGAGTTGCGATTTATACATTACTGATTGTCCTCTTTACGTTCTTTTATGCTTTTGTACAGGTTAATCCAGAAAAAGTTGCAGAGAATCTAACGAAACAAGGTAGTTATATTCCAGGAGTAAGACCAGGCGAGGAGACGGAGAATTATTTATCGAGTTTACTCATTCGTCTTTCTACAGTCGGGTCAGTCTTCTTAGGATTAATTTCTTTGATTCCATTATTAGCAAGTAATATCTGGGGACTGCCACAGTCAATTGGCCTTGGTGGAACTAGTTTGCTAATCGTAGTAGGAGTTGCATTGGAAACAACACGGCAGCTAGATGGGTTGTTAATGAAGCGAGAATATGTAGGATTTATTAGGTAA
- the rplO gene encoding 50S ribosomal protein L15, translating to MQLNELRPAPGSRHSRKRLARGFSSGHGKTAGRGTKGQKARQGGKVRMGFEGGQMPLFRRIPKRGFNNINRKDYAEVSLSALNAFNNGDVVDTDALLEKGIIKKTLSGVKILGNGEIEKKLTVKVSKVTKSANEAIVNAGGTVEVN from the coding sequence ATGCAGTTAAATGAATTAAGACCAGCACCAGGGTCACGGCATTCACGTAAACGGCTAGCCCGTGGTTTTTCATCAGGTCATGGTAAGACCGCTGGTCGAGGAACTAAAGGACAAAAGGCACGTCAAGGCGGCAAAGTTCGGATGGGCTTTGAAGGCGGGCAGATGCCGTTGTTCAGACGAATTCCCAAACGTGGGTTTAACAATATTAATCGTAAAGACTATGCTGAGGTTAGCTTGTCTGCATTGAATGCATTTAACAACGGTGATGTTGTAGACACGGATGCTCTATTAGAAAAAGGGATTATTAAAAAGACCCTTTCAGGGGTGAAAATCCTTGGAAATGGAGAAATTGAGAAGAAACTTACTGTTAAAGTAAGTAAAGTTACTAAGTCGGCGAATGAGGCAATCGTCAATGCCGGTGGAACCGTTGAGGTAAATTAA
- the rpmD gene encoding 50S ribosomal protein L30: MTKIKVTLERSALHRIPEQRKVVRALGLGRVHSTSILPNNASIRGAIDKIAHLVSIEEVNE, translated from the coding sequence ATGACAAAAATTAAAGTTACGCTGGAAAGAAGTGCACTGCACCGGATTCCCGAACAACGAAAAGTGGTTAGAGCACTTGGGCTAGGTAGAGTTCATTCGACATCAATTCTACCTAACAATGCTTCAATCCGTGGAGCAATTGATAAGATTGCTCATTTGGTTTCGATTGAGGAAGTAAACGAATAG
- the rpsE gene encoding 30S ribosomal protein S5, which yields MADFDTKENELEETVVQINRITKVVKGGRRLRFAAIVVVGDKSGHVGFGTGKAQEVPEAIRKAADAAKKNMITVPTSGTTIPHEIKGHYGSGHILLKPAREGSGISAGGAVRSVLELAGVGDITSKSQGSNTPINVIRATFDGLKKLRTAKQTADLRGISVDSL from the coding sequence ATGGCAGATTTTGATACAAAAGAAAATGAATTAGAAGAAACAGTCGTTCAAATCAACCGGATCACTAAAGTTGTAAAAGGTGGTCGGAGACTTCGTTTTGCTGCAATTGTTGTTGTAGGAGATAAGAGTGGTCATGTCGGATTTGGAACTGGTAAAGCTCAGGAAGTTCCAGAAGCAATTCGTAAAGCTGCTGATGCAGCAAAGAAGAATATGATTACAGTACCAACGTCAGGAACAACAATCCCTCATGAGATCAAAGGTCATTATGGTTCTGGCCATATTTTATTAAAACCAGCTCGTGAAGGTTCTGGAATTTCAGCAGGTGGAGCTGTTCGTTCCGTCCTTGAATTAGCTGGAGTCGGTGATATTACGAGTAAATCTCAAGGAAGTAACACCCCGATCAACGTGATTCGTGCTACTTTTGATGGTTTAAAGAAATTACGGACTGCTAAACAGACTGCTGATCTACGGGGCATCTCAGTAGATTCGTTATAG